A single Mangrovimonas sp. YM274 DNA region contains:
- a CDS encoding outer membrane protein assembly factor BamD: protein MKNIFYTFLLVLSLTSCSEFQKALKSEDVAEKFRVGTELYEQGKYGKANRLFAQIIPQYRGKPQAEKLTYMYAKTYYEMGDYHLSGYQFERFETSYPRSEKAEEASFLSGKSYYMLSPVYSKEQKETVVALDKLQLFLSKYPDSEYLPEVNTMVKELDYKLERKAFEIAKQYNQIAYYDASDYEAAIKSFDNFLLEYPGSTFREEAMFYRLDSAHRLAVNSVEYKKEARLITAQGYYNSFIKYYADSKFAEDANRMNEELQLELNKFETKS, encoded by the coding sequence ATGAAGAACATTTTTTATACATTTTTACTGGTACTTTCGCTAACTTCTTGTAGTGAATTTCAAAAAGCATTGAAATCCGAAGATGTTGCTGAAAAGTTTCGTGTAGGAACCGAGCTTTATGAGCAAGGAAAGTATGGTAAAGCCAACCGTTTATTTGCACAGATTATTCCTCAATATCGAGGGAAGCCACAGGCTGAAAAGCTAACCTATATGTATGCTAAAACATACTACGAAATGGGGGATTACCATTTGTCTGGTTACCAATTTGAACGGTTTGAAACATCATACCCTAGGAGCGAAAAGGCAGAGGAGGCTTCTTTCCTGTCTGGAAAGAGCTACTATATGTTGTCGCCAGTTTACAGTAAAGAACAAAAGGAAACCGTTGTGGCTCTGGATAAGCTACAACTCTTTTTAAGTAAATACCCAGATTCAGAATACTTACCAGAAGTTAATACTATGGTAAAAGAGTTGGATTATAAGCTAGAAAGGAAAGCCTTTGAAATAGCAAAGCAGTATAACCAAATTGCATACTACGATGCTTCCGATTATGAGGCGGCCATAAAGTCGTTTGATAACTTTTTATTGGAGTATCCTGGTAGTACTTTTAGGGAAGAAGCGATGTTTTATCGATTGGATTCTGCTCATCGTTTAGCAGTAAACAGTGTAGAGTATAAAAAAGAAGCCCGACTTATTACGGCGCAAGGATACTATAATTCTTTTATCAAGTATTATGCAGATTCTAAATTTGCAGAGGATGCCAATAGAATGAATGAAGAATTGCAGTTGGAATTAAATAAATTTGAAACAAAAAGTTAA
- the coaBC gene encoding bifunctional phosphopantothenoylcysteine decarboxylase/phosphopantothenate--cysteine ligase CoaBC yields MSILSGKKVLLGITAGIAAYKTANLVRLFIKAGADVKVVMTPASKDFITPLTLSTLSKNPVYSSFTHDEEDAVWNNHVELGLWADFMLIAPATANTMAKMANGVCDNLLMATYLSAKCPVYFAPAMDLDMYKHPTTRRSFDLLNSFGNIMIPATSGELASGLVGEGRMAEPEDIVDLIERDILEGLPLKGKKMLITAGPTYEAIDPVRFIGNHSSGKMGFEIAKAAANLGAEVILITGPTHETVNNQFIKLIKIFSAAEMYTEVHNYFKAVDIAILSAAVADYRPKYVADKKIKKKADTFSIELERTQDILASLGKIKKNQFLVGFALETHNELEHAKGKLESKNLDVIVLNSLNDEGAGFGVSTNKVTFITNTNEVLSQDLKSKAEVAGDLMNLIIKQLNA; encoded by the coding sequence ATGTCGATATTAAGTGGCAAAAAGGTACTTTTAGGCATTACTGCTGGTATTGCCGCTTACAAAACGGCTAACCTAGTAAGGTTATTTATAAAAGCAGGCGCAGACGTAAAGGTCGTCATGACGCCTGCTTCTAAAGACTTCATTACACCTTTAACTCTTTCAACTTTATCAAAAAATCCCGTATATTCATCATTTACCCATGATGAGGAGGATGCTGTTTGGAATAATCACGTAGAATTAGGGCTTTGGGCAGATTTCATGCTTATTGCTCCAGCTACGGCCAATACCATGGCCAAAATGGCCAACGGGGTTTGCGACAATTTACTCATGGCAACCTATCTGTCTGCCAAGTGTCCTGTTTATTTTGCGCCGGCAATGGATTTGGACATGTACAAACATCCCACTACAAGACGCTCTTTCGACTTGTTGAATAGTTTTGGAAACATTATGATTCCTGCTACTAGCGGAGAACTTGCAAGTGGTTTGGTAGGAGAGGGGCGCATGGCAGAGCCAGAAGATATTGTAGATTTAATTGAAAGGGATATTTTGGAAGGTTTGCCTTTGAAGGGGAAAAAGATGCTTATTACCGCAGGACCTACCTATGAGGCTATTGATCCTGTTAGATTCATTGGTAACCATTCCAGTGGAAAAATGGGGTTTGAAATTGCTAAAGCGGCGGCCAATTTAGGGGCTGAGGTGATTTTAATTACAGGGCCAACGCACGAAACAGTCAACAACCAATTTATAAAACTTATCAAAATTTTCAGTGCGGCTGAGATGTACACTGAAGTTCACAACTATTTCAAAGCGGTGGACATTGCAATTTTGTCTGCTGCAGTGGCCGATTATCGTCCCAAATATGTGGCCGATAAAAAAATAAAAAAGAAGGCCGATACGTTTAGTATAGAGTTGGAACGTACTCAAGATATTTTGGCATCTTTAGGGAAAATCAAAAAGAATCAATTCTTGGTAGGTTTTGCTTTGGAAACTCACAACGAGTTGGAACATGCCAAAGGCAAGTTGGAATCCAAGAATTTAGATGTCATAGTACTAAATTCCCTGAATGATGAAGGTGCAGGTTTTGGGGTTTCCACAAATAAAGTTACTTTTATTACCAATACAAACGAAGTCTTGAGTCAAGACTTGAAATCGAAGGCCGAAGTGGCAGGCGATTTAATGAACCTAATAATTAAACAACTCAATGCATAG
- a CDS encoding bifunctional UDP-sugar hydrolase/5'-nucleotidase, with protein sequence MKRRDFLQQTAATTTLVGLGSLGFQSFSEANKKITILHTNDVHSHIDPFGPDDGMNPNKGGVARRASLIESIKKENPHTLLLDAGDIFQGTPYFNYYGGELEFKLMSMLQYDAATLGNHDFDNGIDGLFAQLPHAKFDFLSANYDFKNTIMDTHTKPYKVFVKDGIKIGIFGLGIELDGLVDKDLYKETVYLDPIETSQEMTKILKQNEHCDLIICLSHLGYHYGKSPKISDLELAKATKDIDLIIGGHTHTFLKKPTVTKNVEGKNMLINQVGCYGINLGRIDFYFDTFNNKSADGTSIIV encoded by the coding sequence ATGAAAAGAAGAGATTTTTTACAACAAACAGCAGCTACAACAACATTGGTTGGCCTGGGAAGCTTGGGATTTCAATCGTTTAGTGAAGCTAACAAAAAAATTACCATTCTGCACACCAATGATGTTCACAGCCATATTGATCCTTTTGGCCCAGACGACGGAATGAACCCCAATAAAGGTGGTGTCGCTAGAAGAGCTAGCCTAATAGAGTCCATTAAAAAAGAAAATCCACATACCTTACTCTTAGATGCAGGAGACATATTTCAAGGAACCCCTTATTTCAACTATTATGGAGGCGAATTGGAATTCAAATTAATGAGTATGCTGCAATATGATGCTGCAACCCTAGGCAACCATGATTTTGATAATGGCATCGACGGATTGTTTGCTCAATTACCACATGCCAAGTTTGATTTTTTATCGGCCAATTACGACTTTAAAAACACCATAATGGATACTCATACAAAACCCTACAAGGTGTTTGTTAAAGACGGTATTAAAATTGGCATTTTTGGATTGGGAATAGAACTAGATGGTCTTGTAGATAAGGATCTATACAAAGAGACTGTGTACTTAGACCCTATTGAGACCTCTCAAGAAATGACCAAAATTCTTAAGCAAAATGAACATTGTGATCTCATCATTTGTCTTTCGCATTTAGGATACCATTACGGAAAAAGTCCAAAAATAAGTGACCTTGAATTAGCTAAAGCCACAAAAGACATCGATTTAATCATTGGAGGCCATACACACACCTTCTTAAAAAAACCAACCGTCACCAAAAACGTTGAAGGAAAAAATATGCTGATCAATCAAGTTGGTTGCTACGGTATCAATTTAGGAAGAATAGACTTCTATTTTGACACTTTTAACAACAAATCGGCCGACGGCACTTCCATTATTGTATAA
- a CDS encoding DNA-directed RNA polymerase subunit omega: protein MDLKKTNAPVSTVTYDRNEIDAPTGNIYEAISVIAKRAEQINTDIRRELVDKLEEFATYNDSLEEIFENKEQIEVSKFYEKLPKPHALAVQEWNDDKIYYRNTEEETQE from the coding sequence ATGGATTTAAAGAAAACCAATGCTCCTGTCAGTACAGTTACCTATGACAGAAATGAAATAGATGCTCCAACAGGAAACATCTATGAAGCAATTTCTGTAATTGCTAAAAGAGCAGAGCAAATTAACACTGATATTCGTAGAGAGTTAGTAGATAAACTAGAGGAGTTTGCTACTTACAATGACAGTTTGGAGGAAATCTTTGAAAACAAAGAGCAGATAGAGGTTTCTAAGTTTTACGAAAAATTGCCAAAGCCACATGCTTTAGCAGTTCAAGAGTGGAATGATGATAAAATCTACTACAGAAACACTGAGGAAGAAACTCAGGAATAA
- the ligA gene encoding NAD-dependent DNA ligase LigA translates to MDIQQRIIALREELRKHNYNYYVLDTPIISDYDFDMKLKELQELEAKHPEYYDSSSPSLRVGGEITKNFETVVHEHRMYSLDNSYSKEDLLDWEARIKKMVDGTITYTCELKYDGASISLTYEDGKLIKAVTRGDGFQGDNVTTNIKTIKSVPLQLTGDYPPKFDIRGEIVLPFEGFDKMNEERIEIGEEPYRNPRNTASGSLKLQDSAEVAKRPLECLLYNITSSNLKIDTQFECLERARAWGFKVPNTARMANSIDEVLEFIAYWDVNRFDLPYETDGVVIKVNDLYQQEELGYTAKAPRWAMAYKFKAEQVSTRLNHITYQVGRTGAITPVANLDPVELAGTIVKRASLHNADQIEKLDIREGDEVFVEKGGEIIPKIIAVDLSKRPIDSQPTKYITRCPECDTELVRQEGEAQHYCPNYNGCNPQIIGRIQHFISRKAMDIEGMGGETVALLVNEGLINNYSDLYALTKEQILPLERMAEKSADNLLKGIEASKQIPFERVLYALGIRYVGETVAKKLAKHYKSIDNLRLASLEDLVNVDEIGVKIAESVLAFFNDETNINIVERLREFGLQLEISAEKLAEQTDKLKNLTFVVSGVFETVSRNELKKLIEDNGGKVSSSISSKTSYLVAGDKMGPSKRTKAEQLNLEIITEAEFLQMIM, encoded by the coding sequence ATGGATATTCAACAACGTATTATTGCCTTAAGGGAAGAACTCAGAAAACATAATTACAACTATTATGTATTGGACACTCCAATTATAAGTGATTATGATTTCGACATGAAGTTGAAGGAACTTCAGGAATTGGAGGCAAAGCATCCAGAGTATTATGATAGCAGTTCGCCATCTTTGAGGGTTGGCGGAGAGATTACCAAGAATTTTGAGACGGTTGTCCATGAGCACAGAATGTACTCTTTGGATAATTCCTATTCCAAAGAAGATTTATTGGATTGGGAAGCTCGAATCAAAAAAATGGTAGATGGTACAATAACCTATACTTGCGAGCTCAAATACGATGGCGCTTCCATAAGCTTGACTTATGAGGATGGTAAATTAATTAAAGCTGTTACCAGAGGAGATGGTTTTCAGGGTGATAATGTTACAACCAATATAAAAACGATTAAGTCTGTTCCTTTGCAATTAACAGGAGATTATCCTCCCAAATTTGATATTAGAGGAGAAATAGTTTTGCCATTTGAAGGGTTTGATAAAATGAACGAAGAACGTATTGAGATAGGGGAAGAGCCTTATAGAAATCCAAGGAATACGGCTTCAGGAAGTTTGAAATTGCAAGATAGTGCTGAGGTTGCCAAGCGGCCACTGGAGTGTCTTTTGTATAATATTACCTCCTCCAATTTAAAAATAGATACACAGTTTGAGTGTTTAGAAAGGGCACGGGCGTGGGGCTTTAAAGTGCCAAATACGGCCCGAATGGCTAATTCCATAGATGAGGTTTTGGAGTTTATAGCTTATTGGGACGTTAATCGTTTTGATTTGCCGTACGAAACAGATGGGGTGGTAATAAAAGTGAATGATTTGTACCAGCAAGAGGAATTGGGATATACCGCCAAAGCTCCTCGATGGGCAATGGCTTATAAGTTCAAGGCTGAACAGGTTTCAACCAGATTAAACCATATTACTTACCAAGTAGGACGTACAGGAGCGATAACTCCGGTGGCCAACCTAGATCCGGTAGAATTGGCAGGTACAATAGTGAAAAGAGCTTCTTTGCACAATGCCGATCAAATCGAAAAATTGGATATCAGAGAAGGAGATGAAGTGTTCGTAGAAAAAGGAGGGGAGATCATACCAAAGATTATTGCGGTGGATTTAAGCAAACGCCCAATAGACTCACAGCCTACAAAATATATTACCCGCTGTCCAGAATGTGATACTGAATTGGTAAGGCAGGAAGGAGAAGCCCAGCATTATTGCCCCAATTACAATGGGTGTAATCCTCAAATTATTGGTCGTATTCAGCATTTTATTTCCCGAAAGGCTATGGACATTGAAGGTATGGGAGGCGAAACTGTTGCTTTGTTGGTCAATGAGGGCTTGATTAATAATTATTCAGATTTGTATGCGCTTACCAAGGAGCAAATTCTCCCTTTGGAAAGAATGGCTGAAAAGAGTGCTGATAATTTACTGAAAGGTATTGAGGCTTCTAAACAGATTCCTTTTGAAAGAGTATTGTACGCTTTGGGGATTCGTTATGTTGGTGAAACGGTAGCTAAAAAATTGGCCAAGCATTATAAATCTATCGATAATTTGAGATTGGCATCATTGGAAGATTTGGTTAATGTGGATGAAATAGGTGTGAAAATTGCCGAAAGTGTTTTGGCATTTTTTAATGATGAAACCAATATAAACATCGTTGAACGGTTAAGGGAATTTGGTTTGCAATTGGAAATTTCTGCTGAAAAATTAGCCGAACAGACAGATAAATTGAAAAATCTGACTTTTGTGGTATCTGGGGTCTTTGAAACGGTTTCCAGGAATGAGCTTAAAAAGTTAATAGAAGATAACGGCGGAAAGGTCTCATCTTCAATATCTTCCAAAACCAGCTATCTTGTTGCAGGGGATAAAATGGGCCCTAGTAAGCGAACAAAAGCTGAACAATTGAATTTAGAAATTATTACGGAAGCCGAATTTCTGCAAATGATTATGTGA
- the prmC gene encoding peptide chain release factor N(5)-glutamine methyltransferase: MDDKKLMILKNLKSRFHQLLDPIYGVEEVDSFFRFLIEYYFNLKPITLVMNPNYEVDELGAIKMEEALARLKSQEPIQHILGETEFFGLLFQVSEFTLIPRPETEELVQWIVDMCKSRTEPLRILDIGTGSGCIPISLGNCLPNAEIYALDVSGEALKVAEENAERNKVEVKFIKGDILNYEILESGFLNLNFDVIVSNPPYVRELEKEEMKPNVLEYEPELALFVPDHDPLRFYKVITKFANKYLKNSGLLFFEINQYLGKEMEELLLANDFKEVELRQDMFGNDRMLKGKKL; the protein is encoded by the coding sequence ATGGATGATAAAAAACTTATGATATTAAAGAATTTAAAGAGTCGGTTTCACCAATTGTTAGACCCTATTTATGGAGTTGAAGAGGTTGATAGTTTTTTTAGGTTTTTAATAGAATATTATTTTAACCTAAAGCCCATTACTTTGGTTATGAATCCTAATTATGAGGTTGATGAATTGGGGGCTATAAAAATGGAAGAGGCTCTAGCTAGATTGAAAAGTCAAGAACCTATTCAGCATATATTGGGGGAAACGGAGTTTTTTGGTTTGCTTTTCCAGGTGTCAGAGTTTACTTTAATTCCCAGGCCAGAAACTGAGGAATTGGTGCAGTGGATTGTAGATATGTGTAAATCTAGGACAGAACCACTGCGTATTTTGGATATAGGGACTGGTTCGGGGTGCATTCCTATTAGCTTGGGGAATTGCTTGCCAAATGCTGAAATTTATGCGTTGGATGTCAGTGGGGAGGCTCTTAAAGTTGCTGAAGAAAATGCAGAACGGAATAAAGTAGAGGTAAAATTCATAAAGGGAGATATTCTTAACTATGAGATTCTGGAATCTGGGTTTTTGAATCTCAATTTTGATGTTATTGTATCCAATCCGCCTTATGTGCGAGAGTTGGAAAAGGAAGAGATGAAGCCAAATGTACTGGAGTATGAGCCCGAACTAGCTTTATTTGTTCCTGACCATGATCCTCTTCGATTTTATAAAGTTATTACTAAATTTGCTAATAAGTATTTGAAAAACAGTGGTCTGTTGTTTTTTGAAATTAATCAATATCTAGGGAAGGAAATGGAGGAGTTGTTGCTGGCCAATGATTTCAAGGAGGTAGAACTGCGTCAGGATATGTTTGGAAATGACAGAATGCTTAAAGGAAAAAAGTTATGA
- a CDS encoding 5'-nucleotidase C-terminal domain-containing protein, whose amino-acid sequence MNPKHLFFASILLTFFSCHQSQHLYKIEGKQIAITDSLSSNSEIDSFIAPYREHLNKSLDSVLCYSEDTYTKDDTNFNTAIGNFMADAIYEQSNPIFKKRTGKDIDFVMLNHGSIRSILSKGNITIRTAYELMPFENTIVVAELNGAQIKKLLNYLTLSSKAHPISKLKVSVDKDFNILSATIKDQPIDFNKTYYVLTNNYLYNGGDHMDFFKPNDSVYTLDYKVRNALLDYFIKKDTIRSTIDDRYIQVE is encoded by the coding sequence ATGAATCCAAAACATCTTTTTTTTGCTTCAATTCTGCTTACTTTCTTCTCTTGCCACCAAAGTCAACACCTGTACAAAATAGAAGGGAAACAGATTGCTATAACCGACAGTTTATCCTCCAATTCAGAAATTGACAGCTTTATAGCCCCATACAGGGAACACCTCAACAAAAGCCTGGACAGCGTGCTCTGCTATTCTGAAGACACCTATACCAAAGACGACACTAATTTTAACACGGCTATTGGCAATTTTATGGCGGACGCCATATACGAACAGTCAAACCCTATTTTTAAAAAACGAACAGGAAAAGATATTGATTTTGTGATGTTGAATCATGGCAGCATCCGTTCCATCCTGTCCAAGGGAAACATAACCATTAGAACCGCCTACGAACTCATGCCTTTTGAAAACACCATTGTTGTGGCCGAGTTAAATGGGGCGCAAATAAAAAAACTTTTGAATTATTTAACCCTGAGTAGCAAAGCTCATCCCATTTCCAAATTAAAAGTATCTGTAGATAAAGATTTCAACATCCTCTCCGCCACTATTAAAGACCAACCCATTGATTTCAATAAAACCTATTATGTGCTAACCAACAATTATCTATATAATGGTGGGGACCACATGGATTTTTTCAAACCTAATGATTCGGTGTACACCTTAGACTATAAAGTTAGAAATGCCCTTTTAGATTATTTCATAAAAAAAGACACCATTAGGTCTACCATTGATGATCGGTATATCCAAGTAGAATAA
- a CDS encoding TIGR00730 family Rossman fold protein has translation MKTLKSIAVFCGSSEGNDLKVIHDAQYLGTVMAKEGMALVYGAAKIGIMGKVAEAVLEHNGKVIGVIPEFLKLKEVVHLGLHELITTDTMHERKLKMHELSDGFIALPGGFGTFEELFEIITWAQLGLHQKPIGLLNSNGFYDDLIKMFETMVAKGLLKISNLELLIVEDNVDGLLDKMKRFKPQEVPQWLKADRT, from the coding sequence ATGAAAACATTAAAATCAATAGCTGTGTTTTGTGGAAGCAGCGAGGGCAATGACTTAAAGGTAATCCATGATGCGCAATATCTGGGGACGGTAATGGCGAAAGAAGGAATGGCCTTGGTGTATGGAGCAGCAAAGATTGGAATTATGGGGAAGGTGGCGGAGGCTGTTTTGGAGCACAATGGAAAGGTGATAGGGGTTATCCCTGAATTTTTAAAACTAAAGGAAGTAGTGCATTTGGGATTACATGAACTGATTACCACAGACACGATGCATGAGCGAAAGTTGAAGATGCATGAGTTGTCGGATGGCTTTATTGCTCTACCTGGTGGTTTTGGAACTTTTGAAGAGCTTTTTGAAATTATCACATGGGCACAATTGGGCTTGCATCAAAAGCCCATTGGCTTGCTTAATTCCAACGGTTTTTATGATGATCTAATTAAAATGTTTGAGACCATGGTAGCTAAAGGTTTGCTTAAAATTTCAAACTTAGAGTTGTTAATTGTAGAAGATAATGTGGATGGGTTGTTGGATAAAATGAAGCGGTTTAAGCCTCAAGAAGTGCCTCAATGGTTAAAAGCCGATAGAACTTAA
- a CDS encoding DUF4835 family protein: MHRVFFVISFVAFFVSGYAQELNCNLVVNAQKTGNENVQVFRTLERQLTEFVNNTTWTNKDFKPQERINCSMIITIADYDTDVFQASIQVQSSRPVFNSTYSTPVYNFNDRNFTFQYLEFQNLVFNPNQYESNLVSVLTYHIYMILGMDADTFELNGGDEYFKQAQTILNYSQQENFKGWKLEDGTQSRFVLIDNLMSPTFEQFREVMYNYHRNGLDVMHENPKKGKQEIATAIGTLEKLHNKRPNSFLMRVFFDAKSDEIEEIFSDGPNVNITNVVSSLNRIAPTYASKWRNISY; this comes from the coding sequence ATGCATAGAGTCTTTTTTGTAATTTCTTTTGTTGCCTTTTTTGTATCTGGTTATGCCCAGGAACTTAACTGTAATTTAGTGGTTAATGCGCAAAAAACTGGGAATGAAAACGTTCAGGTGTTTAGAACTTTGGAGCGACAATTAACAGAGTTTGTCAACAATACTACTTGGACCAACAAGGACTTTAAACCTCAGGAACGCATTAACTGTAGCATGATCATCACCATAGCAGATTATGATACCGATGTGTTTCAGGCTTCCATACAAGTACAATCTTCAAGACCTGTATTCAATTCAACCTATAGTACGCCGGTTTACAATTTTAACGATAGAAACTTTACGTTTCAGTATTTGGAATTCCAAAATTTAGTATTCAATCCAAATCAATACGAATCCAACTTAGTTTCGGTATTAACTTATCATATCTACATGATTTTGGGGATGGATGCCGATACATTTGAACTTAATGGAGGTGATGAGTATTTTAAACAGGCACAAACCATTTTAAACTATTCACAACAGGAAAACTTTAAGGGATGGAAACTTGAAGATGGTACGCAATCCCGTTTTGTGTTGATCGATAACTTAATGTCTCCAACTTTTGAACAGTTCAGGGAAGTGATGTATAACTACCACAGAAATGGTTTGGATGTGATGCATGAAAATCCTAAAAAAGGAAAGCAGGAGATTGCTACTGCCATTGGGACTTTGGAAAAGCTACATAACAAAAGACCCAATTCTTTCTTGATGCGTGTGTTTTTCGATGCAAAGTCTGATGAGATTGAAGAAATCTTTAGTGATGGACCAAATGTGAATATCACCAACGTGGTATCTTCTCTTAATAGAATTGCACCAACCTACGCCTCAAAATGGCGTAACATAAGTTATTGA
- the dapA gene encoding 4-hydroxy-tetrahydrodipicolinate synthase, whose protein sequence is MTKFFGTGVALITPFNEDLSVDHEALKNIVNYNVENGTDYLVISGTTGESVTITKEEKKAIVATIVEANNGRVPLVLGIGGNNTANVIEEIKSTDLSQIDAILSVSPYYSKPTQEGIYQHFKAISEACPVDIILYNVPGRTASNMLPETTLRLAKDFKNIVAVKEAGNNMGQYFRLLKDKPEDFLIISGDDDLALGVVLAGGAGVISVIGQGLPKQFSKMIKLGLEGKAKEAYDIHFKLMDIVGFIFEENNPAGIKAVYEALNLAADTVRLPLVPATEGLKQKIKSFIGNLD, encoded by the coding sequence ATGACAAAATTTTTTGGGACAGGAGTGGCTTTGATTACGCCATTTAATGAAGATTTGTCCGTAGATCACGAAGCGTTGAAAAACATTGTAAATTACAATGTGGAGAATGGGACCGATTATTTGGTAATAAGCGGTACAACTGGAGAAAGCGTGACTATCACCAAGGAAGAGAAAAAAGCCATCGTAGCTACAATTGTAGAGGCTAACAACGGAAGAGTACCTTTAGTTTTAGGAATTGGAGGAAACAATACGGCTAATGTTATTGAAGAAATTAAGTCTACCGATTTATCACAAATAGACGCTATTCTATCAGTGTCTCCATACTATAGTAAGCCAACCCAAGAAGGAATTTACCAACACTTTAAGGCAATTTCTGAAGCTTGTCCGGTAGACATTATTTTGTACAACGTTCCGGGAAGAACAGCGTCCAATATGTTGCCAGAAACTACCTTGCGTTTGGCTAAGGATTTCAAAAATATTGTAGCTGTTAAAGAAGCTGGTAACAATATGGGGCAATATTTTAGATTGTTAAAAGACAAGCCTGAAGATTTCTTGATTATTTCTGGTGATGACGACTTGGCTCTAGGAGTTGTTTTGGCTGGTGGAGCAGGCGTGATTTCGGTGATTGGACAAGGATTGCCAAAGCAGTTTTCTAAAATGATTAAATTAGGTTTGGAAGGCAAGGCTAAAGAGGCTTACGATATTCACTTTAAGCTTATGGATATTGTTGGGTTCATTTTTGAAGAAAACAACCCGGCAGGTATCAAGGCGGTCTATGAGGCTTTAAATCTGGCTGCTGATACTGTACGTTTGCCGTTAGTACCTGCAACAGAAGGTTTAAAACAAAAAATTAAGAGTTTTATCGGGAATTTGGACTAA